The sequence below is a genomic window from Streptosporangium lutulentum.
CCAGATCGTCACCGTCGGCGGCATCCTGAGCGGCGTCCAGCGCAAGGTCACCAAAAAGGGCGACACCTGGGTCCTGACCACGCTGGAGGACCTGGAGGGCGCCATCGAGGTGATGATCTTCCCGTCGGCGTACCAGCTCTGCTCGACCGTGCTCGCCGAGGACGCCATCGTCTTCGTCAAGGGCCGCCTGGACAAGCGCGAGGACGTCGGCAAGATCATCGCCATGGAGGTCACGGCCCCCGACCTGAGCCGCGAGGCCGGAGGCGCCCTGGCCGTCAGCCTCGCCCTGACCCGCGCCACTCCCCCGCTCATCGGCCGTCTCAAAGAGGTGCTGACCGCCCACCCCGGCACCACCGAGGTGCACCTGCAGGTCCACAACGGCAGCAAGACCACCGTCATGCGCCTCGACGACCGTCTCCGCGTATCACCGTCCCCGTCGCTGATGGGCGATCTCAAGCAACTCCTGGGACCCGCCTGCCTCGGCGCCTGACGAGCTCACGCGGGGGCCCCACGGTGCGAGCCCGCCCGCGCGGGATCGCGACCGTGGGGGCCGCCCGCCCGCGCCCTCAGTCGCGATCCCAGGCGTAGGGGTCCACGTAGATCACGTGGCCGCCCTTGTCGTCGGACTCGTCGACGATGTCGCGCCGGGGCGGTCGCGGCGGCTCGGGGCGGCTGGTCTTCGGCGGGCTCTCCGCCGCCGCCGACGCGTGCTCGTCCTGCCAGTCGTCTCTGATGACCGGAATCGGCTGGGTGTCGCACTCCGTGGCGTCCATCCAGTGGCCGGGGAGCGTGCTGCGGGCCTCCTCCGAGTCGGCCAGCCCGACCTTGCTGGCCACCGACCCGGCGGCTTTGGCGATCTTGACGCTCGCCTTGCGGACCGGCGCGGTGGCCGTTCCGACCTTCGCCGCGGCCTTGGTGACGGCCGTGTTGTGCCCTCGGAAGATCAGCCACCAGTTGGCCAGCCCCGCGGCGATCCCCGCGGCGACACCCACCTCCAGCGTCACCGAGAGCATGACCTGCCAGGCCTCCGGCCCCAGGGAGGAGAGCCGCGCGCCGCCGAGCGAGCCGCCGGACAGCGCGGCCAGCAGCCCGGCCGCCACCCCCGTCACCAGCCCGCAGACGAACCCCCACAGCGGCGCGCCCTCGTACGAGGGCGAGGGCGAGATCCGGACGACCAGGACGCCCGCCACCGCCCCGGCCACGAACGGCACCGCGATCACCAACATCACCCAGCCCGGGGTCGGGCCCGCCTCCGGCAACGCCCCCAGGATCGGCAGGCTCGGCACCGTGCCGAGCTGGACTCCCGTCGGCGCGACCAGCGTGCCGGTGCCGACGGCGAAGCCGGGGCCGACGATGTAGGCCATCGCCCAGATGAACACGTTGGGGAGATAGAGCCCCTGGACCAGCAGGAGCAGCAGGCCCCCGACGAAGCCGGGTGACAGGACGCCGGACAGTTCACGGACCTGCCCGAAGTTCACCACGATGGCGCCGAGCACCATGACGGCGCCCGCCACGAGCATGATCGCCAGAGCCGCGGACGAGCCGATCACGACCGAACGCAGCCGCTCGGGCAGCAGGCGCAGCATCAGGCGCCACGGCCCGATCGTCCTGGCGGTGGCCAGGGAGCCCGCGATGAAGGCCAGCACGAGGTGGCTGATCAGCGTTTCGGCGAGGAAGGGCTGGGTGATCTCGTTCCGGGTGATCAGGGCGATCATTCCGGCCAGCAGCGCGTACGGCGCCGCCAGCGAGATGCCTGCCTGGGCGACCAGCACCAGCTGGGCCCTGCGGCGGGCGATGGCCACGTCCTTGGGGGTGTTCTTGGGCAGCCGGGCGGGCAGGCGCAGGCGCAGGTCCGCGTCACGGGCCATCCAGATGCCCGCGCGGTACAGCAGGAACGCCGGGAGCACCGTCAGCCCGAGCGGGAGCAGGCCGACCGATCCGCCGGGGATCGCGAACCCCGCGTGGTGAGCGGCCAGCCAGAGCTGCGCCGCGGTGCGGAACACCCCCGGCAGGCCGGCGCCGAGCGCGCCCCGGGGAGAGGCCACCCAGCCGACCAGAGTGAGCGTGGTGAGCACCGCCAGGCCCGCTCCGAGCGTCCAGGCGGCGGCGAGCATTCCGGAGACGGGAAGCGGCCGACGGACATCGTCGTCGTCACCCGTGACGCCAGGCAGGGGGATTCGGCTGAGGACGTTGCGAGGCGCGGTCCGGAGCTGATCGAAAAGGGCCGTCACAATAGTCGATGGTCTCAGGATCTTCGGTGTGAAAGAGACTCCTTCGCCCCCGCGTGTCGCGCCGCAGGGCATCGGTGGCACCCGCCGTACGACAGGGAAGGCGCCCGGCGCGGTGCCGGACGCCTTCCTGACGGTCGAACCGGTGTGCCCCACCGCTTTCGCGAAACAGGACGAACCAGCAGGTCCGCACGACTATCACCGAACTGGGATCAAGCCAACGGACCTATATGAATCTCACCGGACCAGGGGTGAACCCGCGGGCCCGCACGGCTTTCGCCGAATCGCGGGCCCGCATGACCTTCGGCCGGACTAGCGGGCCTGCATGACCTCGCGCATCAGGCGGGCGGTCTCGCTCGGGGTCTTGCCGACGCGGACGCCGACCTTCTCCAGGGCCTCCTTCTTGCCCTGCGCGGTGCCGGCCGAGCCGGACACGATCGCGCCGGCGTGGCCCATGGTCTTGCCCTCGGGGGCGGTGAAGCCCGCCACGTAGGCGACGACCGGCTTGGTCACGTGCCGCTCGATGTAGGCGGCGGCGCGCTCCTCGGCGTCTCCGCCGATCTCACCGATCATCACGATCGCGTCGGTGCCCGGGTCGTCCTGGAAGGCCTGCAGGGCGTCGATGTGGGTGGTGCCGATGACCGGGTCGCCGCCGATGCCGACCGCGGTGGAGAAGCCGATGTCGCGCAGCTCGTACATGAGCTGGTAGGTCAGCGTGCCCGACTTCGACACCAGGCCGATCCGGCCGGCGCTGGTGATGTCGGCCGGGATGATGCCCGCGTTGGAGGCGCCGGGGGAGGCGATGCCGGGGCAGTTCGGCCCGATGATGCGGGTCTTGTTGCCCTTGGCGATCGCGTAGGCCCAGAACTCGGTGGTGTCGTGGATCGGGACACCCTCGGTGATGACCACGCAGAGCGGGATCTCGGCGTCGATGGCCTCCCTGACCGCGTCCTTGGTGAACGCCGGGGGCACGAAGACGACCGAAACGTCGGCGCCGGTCTGCTGCATGGCCTCGGCGACGGTGCCGAAGACGGGCAGGCCCTCGTGGGTGGTGCCGGCCTTGCGGGCGTTGACACCGCCGACGACGCGGGCGCCGGAGGCGAGCATGCGGCGGGTGTGCTTGGTGCCCTCACCGCCGGTCATGCCCTGGACGATGATCTTACTGTTCTCGGTCAGCCAGATAGCCATTACGCACCTACCGCAGCGAGCTCGGCGGCGCGCTTGGCCGCATCGTCCATCGTGTCGACCAGTTCGACGCCGGAGAGCTTGGCGTCGGCGAGAATCTGCCGTCCGAGTTCGGCGTTGTTGCCGTCCAGGCGGACGACCAGCGGGAGGCGCACGGTCTCGCCGCGGGCGTCCAGCAGCTCGAAGGCGGAGACGATTCCGTTGGCGACCGCGTCACAGGCGGTGATGCCGCCGAAGACGTTCACGAAGATCGACTTCACGGACGGGTCGGAGATGATGATCTCCAGACCGGCCGCCATGACCTCGGCCGAGGCGCCGCCGCCGATGTCGAGGAAGTTGGCGGGCTTGGGCCGGCCCGCGAAGGCCTCGCCGGCGTAGGCGACGACGTCGAGGGTCGACATGACCAGGCCCGCGCCGTTGCCGATGATGCCGACGGAGCCGTCGAGCTTGACGTAGTTGAGGTCCTTGGCCTTGGCCGCGGCCTCCAGCGGGTCTTCCGCGTTCTTGTCCTCGAAGGCCGCGTGGTCCTTCTGGCGGAAGGACGCGTTGTCGTCGAGGGTGACCTTACCGTCGAGGGCCTTCACCTGGCCGTCGGCGGACAGGATCATCGGGTTGACCTCGACCAGGGAGGCGTCCTCGTCGACGAAGGCGCACCAGAGCTTCTCGATGAGCTCGGCGGCGCCGTCGAGCGCGACCTCCGGCAGACCGCCGGCCTGGGCGATCTCGCGCGCCCTGGCGCGGTTCACTCCGTCCAGCGGGGAGATCGGAACCTGCGCGACCTTGTCGGGGTCGCTGTGCGCGACCTCTTCGATCTCCATGCCGCCCGCGGCGGAGCAGATGGCGAGGAACGTGCGGTTGGCGCGGTCGAGCAGGAAGGAGAAGTAGTACTCCTCCGCGATCGCGCTGGCTTCCTCGACCAGGACCTTGTGGACCGTGTGGCCCTTGATGTCCATGCCGAGGATCTGGGTGGCCTTCTGCTCGGCGTCGGCGGCGTCGGCGGCGACCTTCACGCCACCGGCCTTACCGCGTCCACCGGTCTTGACCTGGGCCTTGACGACGACACGGCCGGTCAGCTGCTCGGCTGCCGCCCGTGCCTCCTCCACGGTGTGCGCGACAATGCCGCGCGGCACCGGGATGCCGTACTCCGCGAAGAGCTCCTTCGCCTGATGTTCGAACAGGTCCACGAGGGTCCGTCCTTGCTTGTCCGGCTGGTGTATAGATGTCGGCGGGCCGGCTCCATGATCTAAGGGGGAGCCCGGTATTTTCGCGCCAATGAAGCCTAGCCCGCCGAACGGCATGGCCAGGCAACCGGGTCCCAGATCGCATCCCGAGATCTTTCGGGAGATCGACCCCTCTCGGGACACGGCCTGGACGCGGGCCGTAGCCCTAGACGCGGGCGGGAATCGCGCTCCGCGCCCACTCGACGATCTCCTGCGTGGTCGCGCCCGGTGTGAAGATCTGCGCCACGCCCATCTCCCGCAGAGCGGGCATGTCGGCCTCGGGAATGATCCCGCCGCCGAACACCACGATGTCGATCGCGTCGTTCTCCTTCAGCAGCTCGATCACCTTGGCGAAGAGCGTCATGTGCGCGCCCGACAGGATGGACAGCCCGATCGCCGCGGCGTCCTCCTGAATGGCCGTGCGCACGATCTGCTCGGGTGTCTGGTGCAGACCCGTGTAGACGACCTCCATCCCGGCGTCTCGCAGCGCCCGCGCCACGATCTTCACGCCTCGATCGTGCCCGTCCAGTCCGGGCTTGGCGATGACGACGCGAATCCTCGGCTCGACATCCATGCAGACCTCCTTGTCCGCGCTCCCCCGCAACGTAGGAGCTGTCCGCAGCGTAACCGGCCCGGCTCTCCCGGGTCTCGTCGGCCGCCGCACATCATGTCCTGGCTACGATCACCACCCGAAAGGATGCCATTCCTTCGCCCTCGCCCGTATCGCCCCTCTACCGCCGACCAGGTGACCGGCAGGACCGCCGACGCCGCCCGGAGCCCGCGCGGTCCCGGATCGGCCGGAGGGGTGTTCTCCTCGGCGGACGGGTGGGCGCACGCACCGGATGGGAACCCGATCGGCCGGATGGCTTTCCCCGCCTTTCCCATGACGACTCCGCCATCGATTCGAGGACAAATAGGCGCGGATCGATGGGAAAAAGTCGCACCCTTCTGATATGGCGCCCCCGTCAATGAATATGACGGTCCGTGATGAGGCGAAGGCGAAATCCGGCCTCTCCGGTTGGCCCGGCACCGGAAACGCGTGGGGGCCACGGCGACTGCACAAAATGTGCACAAGTAATTCAAGATAAATCACCGAATATGAGATTATCTACCGATCTTGTTATGCAAGGATGCTCTGGTCCCTCCGCCAACAGGGCGAGGGAACCATCAGGAGGAATTTCCTTTGAAGCGACACATCGCCGGTCTGGCGTGCGCCGCAATGACCGTGCTGAGCGTTCCGGCACTGGCATCGACCGCGACCGCGCAGACCTCCGACCCGATCTCCGCGCTCAGGGGTCAGTTCAAAACGGGTCTCGGCGTGAAGACCGTCGACACGACCAAAGTCAGAGGCCTCGCCGGAAACGCCGTGGTCGCCAAGCGCACCGGCGTGTTCCAGTTCGGCACCTCGGGAATCCGCGCGTCGGATCACACGGCTCAGCTCCGCATCAAGCCGAGCGATCTGGGATTGAACGGAGAGACGACGACCAGTGACGACGATCAGCTGACCAAGTTGTTCACCGGCATGACCAAGCCCGAGCAGGTCGTCCGCATCAAGAACGCGACCTACGTCTCCGGCGGCATGTTCGGCGAGTTCCTGCCCGTGGACAAGACCTGGTTCCGGTTCGACAACACGGTCGGCGTCCTCGGCGCCATGAGCCAGTTCGTCAACGTCGCCGAGCCCTCGACCCTCAAGACGCTCCTCGGCCGCGCCACGGTGAAGCAGGCCGGCACCTACGCCGGAAAGATCACCTTCAGTGAGCTCTACAAGGTCTCGCCGTGGTTCCGGGCGTCGATCGGGGGCCCGCTGACCTCCAAGGACGCCAAGACCTCGATGAGCTGGAAGCTGTACCTCGGCGCCGACAAGCTCGCCAAGCGGCTCACGACCTCGTACCCCGCGGGCGCGAAGGACGCGATCACGGTCGACACCAGCTACACGGGCTGGGGCTCCAAGGTCACGGTGGCGGCCCCGCCCGCCGACCAGGTGGCCAAGCTGACCGAGCTGGAGTTCGACGGGAAGATCGAGCCCCCCTTCACCATCCTCAACACCATTCCGAACTAGTCGCCGGTTCTACCGGACGACCCGCGCCCGGCAGGCATCGCCTGCCGGGCGCGTCACGTTCATCGGTTTTTGATCTGGTACGTCGCGGATGTAGGCAAGAATCTCCTTCACTTCTCCGCCACGGCGCGGGGCAGGGCGAGGACCTCGTCACCCGGTTTCCGGGCATACTTGATCCGGCTTTCGCACGGGACCGGTTCTGAGGGTCGTGGGGCCCTCAGAGCTTGTCCAGCTTCGCGTAGCTCAGCAGCAGGGTCTTCTCCCCGCTGGAGCCGAAATCGACCTTGACCTTGGTCTTCTCCGCGATGCCGTCCACGGACACGACCGTGCCCAGGCCGAACGAGTCGTGGGTGACCCGGTCGCCCGGGGACAGGTTGGGAATCGGCCGGCCGGGCTTCTTGGCGGGAGCGGAACGGGACTCGCTCCGGGAGGTGGCGGCGCCCCAGGCGGACTTCTGGGGGTCGCTGCGCCACTCGACCAGCTCGACCGGGATCTCCGCGACGAACCGGGAGGCCGGGTTGAAGGCGGGCGATCCCCAGGAGCTGCGGACGGCCGCCCTGGAGAGGTAGAGGCGCTTCTCGGCCCGGGTGATGCCCACGTAGGCCAGCCGGCGCTCCTCCTCCAGCTCCTTGGGCTCGCCGAACGAGCGCATGTGCGGGAAGACCCCGTCTTCCAGACCGGTGAGGAACACCACCGGGAACTCCAGGCCCTTGGCCGTGTGCAGGGTCATCAGCGTGACCACGCCCTGGCCGCCGTCGGCGGGCGGGATCTGGTCGGCGTCGGCCACCAGCGAGACCTGCTCCAGGAACTCCACGAGCGTGCCCTCGGGGTTGGCCTCCTCGAACTCCGAGGCCACCGAGATCATCTCGTCCAGGTTCTCCAGGCGGCTCTCGTCCTGCGGATCGTCCGAGGCCGTGAGCTCCAGCCGGTAACCGGTGCCGCCCAGCACCTCCTGGGCGAGCTGCGACGGCGGCATGCCGTCCGCCTTGACCATCAGATCGTCCATCAGCGCGACGAACTCCTTGATGGCGTTGAGCGACCGGGTGGCCATGCCCGGCGCCTCGTCGGCCCGGCGGAGCCCCTCCCAGAACGGGATCCGCTCCCTGGTCGCGAACGCCTCCACCATCGCCTCGGCCCGGTCGCCGATGCCGCGCTTGGGCACGTTGAGGATGCGGCGCAGCGACACCACGTCGTTCGGGTTGGCCAGCACGCGCAGGTACGCCAGCAGGTCGCGGACCTCCTTGCGCTCGTAGAAGCGCACCCCGCCCACCACCTTGTACGGCAGGCCGGTCCGGATGAAGGTCTCCTCGAACACCCGGGAGGCGGCGTTGGTCCGGTAGAACACGGCCACATGACCGGGCACGACGCCCTCGTCGTCGGTGAGCTTGTCGACCTCCTGCGCGACGAACATGGCCTCGTCGTGCTCGTTGTCGGCGACATAACCGACGATCTTCGGCCCGGCGCCCTGGTCGGACCAGAGGTTCTTCGGCTTGCGGCTCTCGTTGCGAGAGATCACCGCGTTGGCCGCGGACAGGATCGTCTGGGTGGAGCGGTAGTTCTGCTCCAGCAGGATCGTCCTGGCCTCCGGGTAGTCGCGCTCGAACTCCAGGATGTTGCGGATCGTCGCGCCGCGGAAGGCGTAGATCGACTGGTCGGCGTCACCCACCACGCACAGCTCGGCCGGGGTGACCCCGCCCTCCCTGACCAGGTCGCCGTCGGCGGTGCGAAGCTCGGGACGGCCGGCGATCTCACGGATCAGGGTGTACTGCGCGTGGTTGGTGTCCTGGTATTCGTCCACCATGATGTGGCGCCAGCGGCGCTGGTAGTGCTCGGCCACGTCGGGGAAGATCTGGAACAGCGTGACCGTCAGCATGATGAGGTCGTCGAAGTCCATCGCGCCGGCCTCGGTCAGCTTCTGCTGATAGTTGCGATAGGCCTCGGCGAGCTTGCGCTCCAGATGGGTGGACGCCCTGTCGGAGGCCGTCTCGTAGTCGATCAACTCGTTCTTGAAATTGCTGACCTGGGCCGAGAAGGACCGCGGCGGGTAGCGCTTGGGGTCGAGGTCCATCTCGCGGCAGACCATCGCCATCAGCCGCTGGGAGTCGGCCTGATCGTAGATGGAGAAACTCGTGGGGAACCCCAGGCGTTTGGCCTCGCGGCGCAGGATCCGCACGCACGCGCTGTGGAAGGTCATCACCCACATCGCCGCGGAGCGCGGGCCGACGAGCTTGTCGACCCGGTCCTTCATCTCCCGCGCGGCCTTGTTGGTGAAGGTGATCGCCAGGATCTCCTGCGGCTGCACGCCCCGCTCGGCCAGCAGGTAGGCGATGCGATGGGTCAGCACCCGGGTCTTTCCCGAACCGGCACCGGCGACGATGAGCAGCGGGCTGCCGTGGTGCACGACGGCCTCACGCTGCTGGGGGTTGAGCCCGTCGAGCAACGAGTGGGTCAGGGAAGCGGCTGGGATCGACACGTCATCTAGGTTAGAGCGGCTCACCGACAACCGGGTCCACGGGTGCAAAGGAATGCGGACGGAGTCGCCGGCGGTTTCGGAGATCGAGTGATCTGCGGAAAACAGGAAAAAACAGAAGGGCTTCTCATGCTGTCCGAGAACGAGATCAACCGAGTCCTCGTGGTGACCGCCCATCCGGATGACGTCGACTTCGCCGCGGCGGGGTCGATCGCGCGGTTCACCGATCGCGGCGCCGAGGTGGTCTACTGCGTCGTCACCGACGGTGACGCGGGCGGCTTCGACCGTGAGCTGGACAACGGCGGCATGGCCCAGCTCCGCCGTACCGAGCAGAGCGAGGCCGCCAAGGCCGTCGGGGTGAGCGACCTGCGTTTCCTCGGCTACCGCGACGGGAGCGTGGTGCAGAGCCTGGACCTGCGGCGCGACATCTCCCGGGTCATCCGCCAGGTCAAGCCGGACCTGGTGATCACCCACACCCCTGAGCGCAACTACCGGTTCATCGCCCCCAGCCACCCCGACCACCGGGCGGTCGGCGGCTCCGCCCTCGACGCCGTCTACCCCGACGCCCGCAATCCCTACGCCTTCCCCTCGCTTCTTCTCGAAG
It includes:
- a CDS encoding cell division protein PerM; its protein translation is MTALFDQLRTAPRNVLSRIPLPGVTGDDDDVRRPLPVSGMLAAAWTLGAGLAVLTTLTLVGWVASPRGALGAGLPGVFRTAAQLWLAAHHAGFAIPGGSVGLLPLGLTVLPAFLLYRAGIWMARDADLRLRLPARLPKNTPKDVAIARRRAQLVLVAQAGISLAAPYALLAGMIALITRNEITQPFLAETLISHLVLAFIAGSLATARTIGPWRLMLRLLPERLRSVVIGSSAALAIMLVAGAVMVLGAIVVNFGQVRELSGVLSPGFVGGLLLLLVQGLYLPNVFIWAMAYIVGPGFAVGTGTLVAPTGVQLGTVPSLPILGALPEAGPTPGWVMLVIAVPFVAGAVAGVLVVRISPSPSYEGAPLWGFVCGLVTGVAAGLLAALSGGSLGGARLSSLGPEAWQVMLSVTLEVGVAAGIAAGLANWWLIFRGHNTAVTKAAAKVGTATAPVRKASVKIAKAAGSVASKVGLADSEEARSTLPGHWMDATECDTQPIPVIRDDWQDEHASAAAESPPKTSRPEPPRPPRRDIVDESDDKGGHVIYVDPYAWDRD
- the sucD gene encoding succinate--CoA ligase subunit alpha, with product MAIWLTENSKIIVQGMTGGEGTKHTRRMLASGARVVGGVNARKAGTTHEGLPVFGTVAEAMQQTGADVSVVFVPPAFTKDAVREAIDAEIPLCVVITEGVPIHDTTEFWAYAIAKGNKTRIIGPNCPGIASPGASNAGIIPADITSAGRIGLVSKSGTLTYQLMYELRDIGFSTAVGIGGDPVIGTTHIDALQAFQDDPGTDAIVMIGEIGGDAEERAAAYIERHVTKPVVAYVAGFTAPEGKTMGHAGAIVSGSAGTAQGKKEALEKVGVRVGKTPSETARLMREVMQAR
- the sucC gene encoding ADP-forming succinate--CoA ligase subunit beta — protein: MDLFEHQAKELFAEYGIPVPRGIVAHTVEEARAAAEQLTGRVVVKAQVKTGGRGKAGGVKVAADAADAEQKATQILGMDIKGHTVHKVLVEEASAIAEEYYFSFLLDRANRTFLAICSAAGGMEIEEVAHSDPDKVAQVPISPLDGVNRARAREIAQAGGLPEVALDGAAELIEKLWCAFVDEDASLVEVNPMILSADGQVKALDGKVTLDDNASFRQKDHAAFEDKNAEDPLEAAAKAKDLNYVKLDGSVGIIGNGAGLVMSTLDVVAYAGEAFAGRPKPANFLDIGGGASAEVMAAGLEIIISDPSVKSIFVNVFGGITACDAVANGIVSAFELLDARGETVRLPLVVRLDGNNAELGRQILADAKLSGVELVDTMDDAAKRAAELAAVGA
- a CDS encoding cobalamin B12-binding domain-containing protein, whose protein sequence is MDVEPRIRVVIAKPGLDGHDRGVKIVARALRDAGMEVVYTGLHQTPEQIVRTAIQEDAAAIGLSILSGAHMTLFAKVIELLKENDAIDIVVFGGGIIPEADMPALREMGVAQIFTPGATTQEIVEWARSAIPARV
- the pcrA gene encoding DNA helicase PcrA, with translation MPAASLTHSLLDGLNPQQREAVVHHGSPLLIVAGAGSGKTRVLTHRIAYLLAERGVQPQEILAITFTNKAAREMKDRVDKLVGPRSAAMWVMTFHSACVRILRREAKRLGFPTSFSIYDQADSQRLMAMVCREMDLDPKRYPPRSFSAQVSNFKNELIDYETASDRASTHLERKLAEAYRNYQQKLTEAGAMDFDDLIMLTVTLFQIFPDVAEHYQRRWRHIMVDEYQDTNHAQYTLIREIAGRPELRTADGDLVREGGVTPAELCVVGDADQSIYAFRGATIRNILEFERDYPEARTILLEQNYRSTQTILSAANAVISRNESRKPKNLWSDQGAGPKIVGYVADNEHDEAMFVAQEVDKLTDDEGVVPGHVAVFYRTNAASRVFEETFIRTGLPYKVVGGVRFYERKEVRDLLAYLRVLANPNDVVSLRRILNVPKRGIGDRAEAMVEAFATRERIPFWEGLRRADEAPGMATRSLNAIKEFVALMDDLMVKADGMPPSQLAQEVLGGTGYRLELTASDDPQDESRLENLDEMISVASEFEEANPEGTLVEFLEQVSLVADADQIPPADGGQGVVTLMTLHTAKGLEFPVVFLTGLEDGVFPHMRSFGEPKELEEERRLAYVGITRAEKRLYLSRAAVRSSWGSPAFNPASRFVAEIPVELVEWRSDPQKSAWGAATSRSESRSAPAKKPGRPIPNLSPGDRVTHDSFGLGTVVSVDGIAEKTKVKVDFGSSGEKTLLLSYAKLDKL
- a CDS encoding PIG-L deacetylase family protein, encoding MLSENEINRVLVVTAHPDDVDFAAAGSIARFTDRGAEVVYCVVTDGDAGGFDRELDNGGMAQLRRTEQSEAAKAVGVSDLRFLGYRDGSVVQSLDLRRDISRVIRQVKPDLVITHTPERNYRFIAPSHPDHRAVGGSALDAVYPDARNPYAFPSLLLEEGLEAWTVREVWLSGGTTPDHHVDITETFDRKLAALRAHVSQVGHVDGFEEFVRTRFSQFSREAGLGENRYAEAFQRVSTV